A region of Silvimonas iriomotensis DNA encodes the following proteins:
- a CDS encoding response regulator: MITVIVADDHPVVRAGIVGEIQKDAELQLLGEAASSTELFPMLEKHQCNVIVTDYAMPGGKFGDGLPMLQMLQRRYPQVQLVVMTMLDNPALIHTIQKAGIRAVINKADRLAHVNPAIHAVHRNGSYIPASVKALLATMGSTTREHLLSKRETEVLRMCATGLPVVEIARICNRSSKTISTQKVVAMRKLGLVSDYDLYQYAVSTGLISPAN; the protein is encoded by the coding sequence ATGATTACTGTCATCGTGGCTGACGACCATCCTGTCGTGCGCGCCGGCATTGTGGGGGAAATCCAGAAAGACGCGGAACTGCAACTTCTGGGCGAGGCGGCCAGTTCTACCGAGCTGTTTCCCATGCTTGAAAAACACCAGTGCAACGTGATCGTCACCGACTACGCCATGCCAGGCGGCAAATTCGGCGACGGGCTGCCCATGCTGCAAATGCTGCAGCGGCGCTACCCGCAAGTCCAGCTGGTGGTCATGACCATGCTGGATAATCCGGCGCTGATCCATACCATCCAGAAAGCCGGCATTCGTGCGGTGATCAACAAGGCGGACCGGCTGGCGCACGTCAACCCGGCCATTCACGCCGTTCACCGCAACGGCAGTTATATTCCGGCCTCGGTCAAGGCGCTGCTGGCCACCATGGGTTCCACCACGCGTGAACACTTGTTATCCAAGCGGGAAACCGAGGTACTGCGCATGTGCGCAACCGGTCTGCCGGTGGTGGAAATCGCCCGTATCTGTAACCGTAGCTCCAAGACCATCAGCACCCAGAAAGTCGTCGCCATGCGCAAGCTGGGGCTGGTGTCTGATTACGATCTTTATCAATACGCGGTGAGTACCGGCCTGATCAGCCCGGCTAACTGA